A genome region from Nitrospira sp. includes the following:
- a CDS encoding PAS domain S-box protein yields the protein MSLHQRRARRRQDHGLDPSIINVLPANIAVLDAQGTILAVNESWERFAAANGFTDDGYGVGLNYLHICDAAGPQPDAQHVAQGIRHILDGTIRAFDYEYESSSPTLRRWFRVIVTPKQGSPSYGAVVMHINVSDLKQAEAAMHQSEARLRAIVDTAVDGIVVINERGIIESLNPAVTRMFGYTPDQLLGQNVKLLMPDPYHTEHDRYLTNYLQSGQKKVIGIGREVLGLRHDGVSFPIELAVSEMLVDGVRKFTGIVRDISSRKQAEAQFRQVVESAPNGMLMIDPLGNITLVNKQVETMFGYSREEMLGKPVEMLIPERFCPDHPAHRIGYFSAPSSRAMGAGRELFGLHKNGQEFPVELGLNPIDTPNGKLALASIVDITMRKRTESALSKAAQDLERKNWEISEARDQAVRAGQAKTDFLATMSHEIRTPMNGVIGMTTLLLDTELTAEQKGYLETLKHSGESLLRIINDILDYSKIEAGKFTIEHIPFDLRLTIEDTLDILAPTAQGRQLELVGLIDAQTPRTVIGDPGRIRQILTNLVGNAIKFTEKGEVLIQVMQTDESSGSVTLRFEVIDTGIGLTQEAQAKMFQAFSQADSSTARKYGGTGLGLSICKRLVELMDGEIGLQSMPGLGTRISFTVKFSTPEEGTAPITPPLPVKNLSGLRVCLVDDNATNRSLLQYHVSAWNMHHESAVDGPSALNLLRQAAQEGTPFDIAIVDVHMPEMSGLELCRLIKEDPAIAKTHVILLTASGQRGDSMLAKEAGAAAYLTKPIRERHLADCMRLTLGREGREEEKAQLITRHTLTEVKALTVQRVLVVDDNPINQRVAVKMLEKLGCRVDLAGTGMEALAAICRHPYPLVFMDCQMPELDGFETTRLIRSQEQPGTRLPIIAMTANAMAGDREACLKAGMDDFISKPIIAADLQAKVAHWLPDVRPEDLKPSVANDAPAGG from the coding sequence ATGTCTCTCCATCAGCGTCGCGCCAGACGGCGACAGGACCATGGCCTCGACCCCAGCATCATCAACGTGCTGCCGGCCAATATCGCCGTGCTGGACGCGCAGGGGACGATTCTCGCAGTCAACGAGTCCTGGGAACGGTTCGCAGCCGCGAACGGCTTTACCGACGACGGCTACGGCGTCGGCCTCAACTATCTCCACATCTGCGATGCGGCGGGACCTCAGCCCGACGCCCAGCACGTGGCCCAAGGAATCCGGCACATCCTGGACGGCACCATCCGTGCGTTCGACTATGAATACGAGAGCTCAAGTCCCACACTCCGACGCTGGTTCCGGGTCATCGTCACCCCGAAGCAGGGCAGCCCGAGCTACGGCGCTGTGGTCATGCACATCAACGTGTCGGACCTCAAACAGGCGGAAGCCGCCATGCATCAGAGCGAGGCCCGGTTGCGCGCGATCGTCGACACGGCGGTGGACGGCATCGTCGTCATCAACGAACGAGGCATCATCGAATCGCTCAATCCCGCTGTCACTCGCATGTTCGGGTACACCCCGGACCAGCTGCTGGGGCAGAACGTGAAACTCCTCATGCCCGACCCCTACCACACGGAACACGACCGGTACCTGACCAATTATTTGCAGTCGGGCCAGAAAAAGGTCATCGGCATCGGCCGTGAAGTGCTGGGACTTCGACATGACGGCGTGTCATTTCCCATTGAGTTGGCCGTGAGTGAGATGCTCGTCGACGGCGTCAGAAAGTTTACCGGTATCGTACGCGACATCTCCTCGCGCAAACAGGCCGAGGCCCAGTTCCGTCAAGTGGTGGAATCCGCGCCGAACGGCATGTTGATGATCGATCCCCTCGGCAACATCACGCTCGTCAACAAACAGGTCGAAACCATGTTCGGCTACAGCCGAGAGGAGATGCTCGGCAAGCCGGTCGAAATGCTGATTCCGGAACGGTTTTGTCCCGACCATCCGGCGCATCGCATCGGATACTTCTCCGCCCCGTCGTCCCGCGCCATGGGAGCCGGCCGGGAACTCTTCGGCCTGCATAAGAACGGGCAGGAGTTTCCCGTCGAGCTCGGACTCAACCCGATCGATACGCCGAACGGAAAACTGGCGCTGGCATCCATCGTCGACATCACCATGCGAAAACGCACAGAAAGCGCGCTGTCGAAAGCGGCCCAGGACCTCGAACGGAAGAACTGGGAGATCTCGGAAGCCCGCGACCAAGCCGTGCGGGCCGGCCAGGCGAAGACCGACTTCCTGGCGACCATGAGCCACGAAATCCGTACCCCGATGAACGGGGTGATCGGCATGACGACCCTCTTGCTCGACACCGAGCTGACCGCTGAGCAGAAGGGCTATCTGGAAACGCTGAAACATTCCGGCGAATCGCTCCTCCGCATCATCAACGATATTCTGGACTATTCCAAAATCGAGGCCGGCAAATTCACCATTGAACACATCCCCTTCGACCTGCGGCTGACCATCGAAGACACCCTGGACATCCTGGCACCGACCGCCCAGGGACGCCAGTTGGAACTGGTCGGGCTCATCGATGCGCAGACCCCGCGAACCGTGATCGGCGATCCCGGACGGATCAGACAAATTCTGACCAATCTGGTCGGCAATGCCATCAAGTTCACCGAGAAGGGCGAAGTGCTGATTCAGGTGATGCAAACGGATGAGAGTTCAGGCTCCGTCACCCTGCGGTTCGAGGTCATCGATACCGGGATCGGCCTGACGCAGGAAGCCCAAGCCAAGATGTTTCAAGCTTTTTCTCAAGCCGACAGCTCGACCGCTCGTAAATACGGCGGCACGGGGCTCGGCCTTTCGATCTGCAAACGCTTGGTAGAACTGATGGACGGGGAAATCGGGCTGCAGTCGATGCCGGGCCTGGGAACCCGCATTTCGTTCACGGTCAAGTTTTCTACCCCGGAAGAAGGCACCGCCCCCATCACGCCTCCGCTGCCTGTGAAGAATCTCAGCGGCCTTCGCGTCTGCCTCGTCGACGATAATGCCACGAATCGGAGTCTGCTCCAGTACCATGTCTCAGCCTGGAACATGCACCATGAGAGTGCCGTCGATGGTCCGTCAGCACTCAACCTCTTACGGCAGGCAGCGCAGGAAGGCACCCCCTTCGACATCGCCATCGTCGATGTCCACATGCCGGAGATGAGCGGACTGGAACTCTGCCGGCTCATCAAGGAAGATCCTGCCATCGCGAAAACCCACGTCATTCTGCTCACGGCCTCGGGCCAGCGCGGGGACAGCATGCTCGCGAAAGAAGCGGGCGCCGCCGCGTACCTGACCAAACCGATTCGTGAGCGCCATCTGGCCGATTGTATGCGCCTGACGCTTGGCCGGGAAGGCCGTGAGGAGGAGAAGGCGCAATTGATCACGCGGCACACCCTGACCGAGGTCAAGGCCCTTACGGTCCAGCGTGTGCTGGTCGTGGATGACAACCCCATCAACCAACGCGTGGCCGTGAAGATGCTGGAGAAGCTGGGCTGTCGCGTGGACCTCGCGGGAACCGGAATGGAGGCATTAGCCGCCATCTGCCGGCACCCGTACCCGTTGGTGTTCATGGACTGCCAGATGCCGGAACTCGACGGATTCGAAACCACCAGGCTCATTCGTTCGCAGGAACAGCCGGGTACCCGTCTTCCCATCATTGCCATGACCGCCAATGCCATGGCCGGCGACCGCGAAGCCTGCCTGAAGGCCGGTATGGACGACTTCATCAGCAAACCGATCATCGCCGCCGACCTCCAGGCGAAGGTTGCGCACTGGCTGCCCGATGTCAGACCCGAAGACCTCAAACCCTCTGTCGCGAACGACGCGCCTGCGGGGGGCTAG
- a CDS encoding GNAT family N-acetyltransferase yields MTTPASPDDPLTLATILEEETELLHGPLPKDHPVGAPDAVRTAALFRHIHACHPKRAGLCFSGGGIRSATFGLGVLQSLARLQLLNKFDYLSTVSGGGYIGSWLTAWIHRHPHGLDGVIEDLRVTPKTGATEAPPPVQWLRNYSNYLSPHLGFLSVDSWTLFGIYLRNLHLNWMVLLPLLMVPLLVPRWAIALAQLNTPGQPLHVWLIQAVFMVGLGLAVMALIYLHLCRPTLREYRRNTCWQKLESPHWFLVACLGPLIASVFYLTTAWAWLHNSGTVEEFRLADTVLGGILLHTGSWLFSVVVLKRFKAFSPWLLWEAAAVAATGALGGLLLRSILMKTPDQLVVAKFAEWFATFAVPGVLAVFLLTATIFIGLASRFTEEQDREWWGRTGSWVLITMVIWAGLSSIVVFGPGLIAWLTPTVATSLGGISGLLTLVLGSGSRTTAQQQEERSNMTLLTDLAVRAAAPLFMVCILIALALGTSWQLNLFAHLFQQHLNNDNLIGPMQTGMGVWSNLQSHYQVLHNTPLRILILFTWTVAFLGFLMSGLININRFSLHAMYRNRLIRAYLGASRVQAERERTFNPFTGFDNLDNPAMSDVRFDDVRLARRIAREVFSKDARARLDAFHALPEPTSAQIQAMIAHLTQELSHSLTNKALVTVAEQLRVGPACRAKIAALQQPETPEGRDATTWLTTLFLNKLHDQSPRPLHLINIALNLVKGDNLAWQQRKAQSFTISALHSGSWNLGYRRSEEYGCNHYLAQPLSLGTALAISGAAASPNMGYHSSSAVTFLLALFNIRLGWWLGNPGRAGADTYRKASPNVSVGPLLSETFGLTDSCHPYVYLSDGGHFENLGLYEMVLRRCHCILVVDAGCDPQLTFEDLGNAIRKIRIDLGIDIELNLDQIKRAADAKTSSRHHAIGMIRYDKVDANATAGTLIYLKPSLTGNEPSDVQDYAARHPSFPHEPTSDQFFDEAQFESYRRLGEHIAQQVLRPAIQRSEQDFSSLCHALRSYWLTTPPGMRESFLGETDDLKDLERLLRDDPDLLRYDLEIYPELRSVFGIDPGTIAVNPRAALHTCNLQIQLMEQVYLAVNLEEFHNHALNRGWMNLFRRWTSAETFRLFWPTLCGMYSQQFVRFAEPHLNLSIDEVVVLEAMGPTSDLSSLVRDLSIEWDSVPDYAETFMQALHKLLPLEEPTGDHTRRAAWHMRLKARPSPDDSAGPGEILAVVAATRLSVAGHRLALHGWVRPAYRGLGLGHRLFRHAIVELTAAYSGHNLIVDLGPDNPAWAGTSIRNVGWLRFYEQLGFTRDRSDPTRFRMSRQLS; encoded by the coding sequence ATGACTACTCCCGCTTCGCCGGACGACCCGCTGACACTCGCAACGATTCTGGAGGAAGAAACCGAACTGCTGCACGGCCCCCTGCCCAAGGATCATCCGGTGGGGGCCCCCGATGCGGTGCGCACGGCCGCGCTCTTCCGGCACATCCACGCCTGCCACCCGAAACGCGCGGGACTCTGCTTCTCCGGCGGAGGCATACGCAGCGCGACCTTCGGACTCGGCGTCTTGCAGTCTCTCGCGCGCCTGCAGCTTCTGAACAAGTTCGACTACCTTTCGACCGTCTCCGGCGGAGGCTACATCGGCAGCTGGCTCACCGCCTGGATCCATCGCCATCCGCATGGATTGGACGGCGTCATCGAGGATCTGCGGGTCACGCCGAAAACCGGCGCCACGGAAGCGCCGCCGCCGGTTCAATGGCTGCGGAACTATAGCAACTACCTGAGTCCGCACCTGGGCTTCCTCTCAGTCGACTCATGGACGCTCTTCGGCATCTACTTGCGCAACCTGCATTTGAACTGGATGGTGCTGCTGCCGTTGCTGATGGTCCCCCTGCTCGTGCCACGCTGGGCCATCGCCCTTGCCCAGCTGAATACCCCCGGGCAGCCCTTGCACGTCTGGCTTATCCAAGCCGTGTTTATGGTCGGTCTCGGACTGGCCGTCATGGCGCTGATCTATCTGCACCTCTGTCGCCCTACGCTCCGCGAGTATCGCCGCAACACCTGCTGGCAGAAACTGGAAAGCCCGCACTGGTTTCTGGTCGCCTGCCTCGGCCCCTTGATCGCGTCCGTCTTTTACCTCACAACCGCTTGGGCCTGGCTCCATAACAGCGGCACAGTGGAGGAATTCAGGCTCGCCGACACTGTACTCGGCGGCATTCTTCTCCATACAGGGAGTTGGCTTTTCTCCGTGGTTGTGCTCAAGCGGTTCAAAGCGTTCTCCCCCTGGCTGCTCTGGGAAGCCGCCGCCGTCGCCGCCACCGGCGCGCTGGGCGGATTGTTGCTCCGATCTATCCTGATGAAGACTCCCGATCAGCTGGTCGTCGCCAAATTTGCCGAGTGGTTCGCCACCTTCGCCGTTCCGGGCGTCCTGGCGGTGTTCTTGTTGACCGCGACAATCTTCATCGGTCTCGCAAGCCGGTTCACCGAAGAACAGGATCGTGAATGGTGGGGGCGCACCGGTTCCTGGGTGCTGATCACAATGGTGATATGGGCGGGCCTCTCTTCCATCGTGGTCTTCGGTCCTGGTCTGATTGCGTGGCTCACCCCAACCGTCGCCACCTCTCTCGGCGGCATCTCGGGCCTCCTGACATTGGTCCTGGGATCCGGGTCACGCACCACCGCGCAGCAGCAGGAAGAGCGGTCGAACATGACCCTGCTCACCGATTTGGCTGTCCGGGCTGCCGCGCCGCTGTTCATGGTCTGTATCTTGATCGCACTGGCGTTGGGCACCAGTTGGCAATTGAACCTCTTCGCCCACCTCTTTCAACAACACCTTAACAACGACAATCTCATCGGTCCTATGCAGACCGGCATGGGAGTCTGGTCGAATCTCCAGAGCCACTATCAAGTGCTTCACAATACGCCCTTGCGGATACTGATCCTATTCACATGGACCGTGGCATTCCTGGGCTTCCTCATGTCCGGACTAATCAATATCAACCGGTTTTCGCTGCATGCGATGTATCGCAACCGGCTCATCCGCGCCTATCTCGGAGCCTCGCGCGTCCAGGCCGAACGAGAACGGACATTCAACCCCTTCACCGGATTCGACAATCTGGATAATCCGGCCATGAGCGACGTGCGATTCGACGACGTGCGCCTGGCGCGCCGGATAGCCAGAGAAGTCTTTTCAAAAGATGCCCGCGCGCGGCTGGATGCGTTCCACGCGCTCCCGGAACCGACATCGGCCCAAATTCAGGCCATGATCGCGCACCTGACGCAGGAACTCTCCCATTCGCTCACGAACAAAGCGCTGGTCACGGTCGCCGAACAGCTGCGTGTCGGACCGGCCTGCCGCGCCAAGATCGCCGCCTTGCAACAACCGGAGACGCCGGAGGGTCGTGACGCCACCACCTGGCTCACCACACTTTTTCTCAATAAGTTGCACGACCAGAGCCCGCGCCCGCTTCATCTCATCAACATCGCGCTCAATCTGGTCAAGGGCGACAACCTGGCCTGGCAACAACGGAAAGCCCAATCGTTCACGATCAGCGCGCTCCACAGCGGCAGTTGGAATCTGGGGTATCGCCGCTCGGAGGAGTACGGATGCAACCATTACCTCGCCCAACCCCTTTCTCTCGGGACCGCTCTGGCGATCTCAGGCGCCGCCGCGAGCCCCAACATGGGCTATCATTCATCTTCAGCCGTGACGTTTCTCCTCGCGCTCTTCAACATTCGCTTGGGCTGGTGGCTCGGGAACCCAGGCCGTGCGGGCGCCGACACCTATCGCAAAGCGTCACCGAACGTCTCGGTCGGCCCCTTGCTGTCCGAAACCTTCGGCCTCACAGACTCCTGTCATCCCTACGTCTACCTCTCCGACGGCGGACATTTCGAAAATCTCGGCTTGTATGAAATGGTCTTGCGCCGCTGTCACTGCATCCTCGTGGTGGATGCCGGGTGTGACCCGCAGCTCACCTTTGAAGATCTCGGCAACGCCATCCGGAAGATCCGCATCGATCTGGGAATCGACATCGAACTGAATCTCGACCAGATCAAGCGGGCCGCCGACGCCAAGACCAGCAGTCGCCACCACGCCATCGGCATGATTCGCTACGACAAAGTGGATGCCAACGCCACCGCCGGCACCCTGATCTATCTCAAACCCTCGCTGACCGGGAACGAGCCGTCGGACGTCCAGGACTACGCCGCGCGTCACCCCTCCTTTCCCCACGAACCGACCTCCGACCAGTTCTTCGACGAAGCCCAGTTCGAATCCTACCGTCGCCTCGGCGAACATATCGCCCAACAGGTGCTGCGCCCCGCCATTCAACGAAGCGAGCAGGACTTTTCCTCGCTCTGCCATGCACTCCGCTCCTACTGGCTGACCACCCCGCCGGGCATGCGTGAATCCTTCCTCGGCGAAACCGACGACCTGAAGGATCTCGAACGCCTCCTGCGCGACGATCCGGACCTGCTTCGCTACGACCTGGAAATCTATCCTGAACTCCGCTCGGTGTTCGGGATCGATCCCGGGACCATCGCGGTCAATCCGCGAGCCGCGCTGCACACCTGCAATCTGCAGATCCAACTCATGGAACAGGTCTACCTGGCCGTGAACCTCGAAGAGTTCCACAATCACGCCCTCAATCGCGGCTGGATGAACCTGTTCCGGCGCTGGACCTCCGCTGAGACCTTCCGTCTCTTCTGGCCGACGCTCTGCGGCATGTACAGCCAACAATTCGTCCGCTTCGCCGAGCCACACCTGAATTTAAGTATCGATGAAGTGGTCGTGTTGGAAGCGATGGGGCCGACCAGTGATCTCTCATCGCTCGTCAGAGACCTGTCGATTGAGTGGGATTCCGTGCCGGATTACGCGGAGACGTTCATGCAGGCGCTCCACAAACTGTTGCCGTTGGAGGAACCGACCGGCGACCACACGCGGCGAGCGGCTTGGCACATGCGACTGAAAGCCAGGCCCTCACCGGACGATTCGGCCGGGCCAGGGGAAATCCTGGCCGTAGTGGCCGCGACCCGTCTTTCGGTGGCCGGACACCGGCTCGCGCTGCATGGCTGGGTACGACCGGCCTATCGAGGCTTGGGCCTGGGACATCGCTTGTTCAGACATGCCATTGTGGAATTAACGGCGGCATACTCCGGGCACAATCTGATCGTCGATTTGGGGCCGGACAATCCGGCCTGGGCCGGCACGTCCATCCGCAACGTCGGCTGGCTCCGTTTCTACGAACAACTCGGGTTTACGCGAGACCGGTCGGATCCGACGCGATTTCGTATGTCCCGTCAACTCAGCTAA
- a CDS encoding TIGR00645 family protein, with protein MSHPSAPHTPSPPSTAAHRVEQLFEILIFGSRWIQAPLYGGLIIAELLYAAKFLTELWHMIVHFREETETLFMLGVLSLIDVTMVANLLTMVIIGGYATFVSKLDLETHPDRPEWLTHVDPGTIKIKLAASLVGISSIHLLKAFVDVTNENPEHIKWKIFIHMTFLGSAIFLAYTDKLMQRDRKH; from the coding sequence GTGAGTCATCCGTCTGCACCCCATACCCCGTCTCCACCGTCTACAGCAGCCCATCGTGTCGAGCAGCTCTTCGAAATCCTGATCTTCGGCAGCCGCTGGATTCAGGCGCCGCTCTATGGCGGGCTCATCATCGCCGAACTGCTCTATGCCGCCAAGTTCCTGACGGAACTTTGGCACATGATCGTCCATTTCCGCGAGGAAACCGAAACGCTGTTTATGCTGGGTGTGCTGTCGCTGATCGACGTCACCATGGTCGCCAACCTGCTGACCATGGTCATCATCGGCGGCTACGCGACCTTCGTCAGCAAACTGGATCTGGAAACCCACCCCGATCGCCCGGAGTGGCTCACCCATGTGGATCCAGGCACCATCAAGATCAAACTGGCCGCTTCGCTCGTCGGCATCTCCAGCATTCATCTGTTAAAGGCCTTTGTGGACGTGACCAACGAGAACCCCGAACACATCAAGTGGAAGATCTTTATTCACATGACGTTCCTGGGTTCGGCGATCTTCCTCGCCTACACCGACAAGCTGATGCAGCGGGACCGCAAGCATTGA
- a CDS encoding ATP-binding protein — MPPKKKQTTTSTGSSTDDAAEFEKLGVFYLGRPYDLAAKQAKPGWLLYDSKDLVTHAVCVGMTGSGKTGLCVGLLEEAAIDGIPAIVIDPKGDLANLLLTFPQLRGEDFAPWINEDDARKKGLSAADFAAQQATLWQKGLGDWGQSGERIKKLRDTADFAVYTPGSNAGLPVSILKSFAAPSAELLDDAELLRERIGTTVTSLLGLIGVEADPIKSREHILLSSILDSAWRAGRDLDLPALIHQIQTPPMTKVGVLDVESFFPSKERFALAMQLNNLLAAPGFAAWMEGEALDIGRMLYGPSGKPRIAIFSIAHLNDAERMFFVSLLLNQTLGWVRGQSGTTSLRAILYMDEIFGYFPPVANPPSKAPLLTLLKQARAFGLGVVLATQNPVDLDYKGLANTGTWFIGRLQTERDKARVMEGLEGAAASSGKKFDRQQMEQILAGLGNRVFLLNNVHEDAPEVFQTRWTLSYLRGPLTRTQIKQLMDPIKRERPAEAGQSTGTPVASTPAHGTPHAQRPMLPPEVPQYFVPLRGRQPEGQALVYQPMVLGVAQVRVVDNKAAVDVTEPLTLLTPLTGGAVPVEWDHATIVDLAVADLERDPAGGAQFATLQAAAGKAKQFDGWKTDLSGWLFRTQKVELFRSPSTKALSMPGEPERDFRVRLQQAGREQRDQQSEALRKKYSPKIAALQDRIRRAEQMVERQQAESRSSQIQAAISVGATILGAFLGRKTISAGNIGKATTAIRGAGRAMKESKDVSQAEDNVAALQQQLAALEAEFKAEADALAAATDPLTEKLESLSLKPTKSNISIKLVALAWVPHWRDESGTETPAWQ, encoded by the coding sequence ATGCCGCCGAAGAAAAAACAGACCACGACCAGTACCGGCTCATCGACGGACGACGCAGCCGAGTTCGAAAAGCTCGGCGTGTTTTATCTCGGGCGGCCTTATGATCTTGCCGCCAAACAGGCCAAGCCCGGCTGGTTGCTCTACGATTCGAAGGATCTGGTCACTCACGCGGTCTGCGTCGGTATGACAGGAAGCGGCAAGACGGGTCTCTGTGTCGGTTTACTGGAAGAAGCGGCTATCGACGGCATCCCGGCCATCGTTATTGATCCGAAGGGCGATCTCGCCAATCTTCTGCTCACCTTTCCTCAGCTTCGCGGCGAAGATTTCGCGCCGTGGATTAATGAAGACGACGCCCGCAAGAAGGGCTTGTCCGCCGCCGACTTCGCCGCGCAGCAGGCGACCCTGTGGCAGAAGGGGCTTGGCGACTGGGGCCAGAGCGGCGAGCGTATCAAAAAGTTGCGTGATACGGCGGACTTCGCGGTGTACACACCGGGAAGCAACGCCGGTCTTCCGGTGTCGATTCTGAAATCCTTCGCCGCTCCGTCCGCAGAATTACTCGACGATGCCGAACTCCTCCGCGAGCGCATCGGCACGACCGTGACCAGCCTGTTGGGGCTGATCGGCGTCGAGGCCGATCCGATCAAGAGCCGCGAGCACATTCTGCTCTCCTCGATTCTCGACAGCGCCTGGCGGGCAGGGCGGGACCTCGATCTTCCCGCGCTCATTCATCAGATCCAAACGCCTCCCATGACGAAGGTGGGTGTGCTCGATGTGGAGTCGTTCTTCCCCTCGAAGGAACGGTTCGCCCTGGCCATGCAGCTGAACAACCTGCTGGCCGCGCCGGGTTTTGCCGCCTGGATGGAAGGGGAGGCGCTGGATATCGGGCGTATGCTCTACGGCCCGTCGGGCAAACCGCGCATCGCGATTTTTTCTATCGCCCATTTGAACGATGCCGAACGCATGTTCTTCGTGTCCCTGCTTCTGAACCAGACGTTGGGGTGGGTCCGCGGCCAATCCGGCACCACGAGCCTGCGGGCCATCCTCTACATGGATGAGATTTTCGGCTACTTCCCGCCGGTCGCCAATCCGCCGTCCAAAGCTCCCTTGCTCACATTGCTGAAGCAGGCGCGCGCGTTCGGGTTGGGTGTGGTGCTGGCCACGCAAAACCCGGTTGATCTCGACTACAAGGGACTGGCCAATACCGGTACCTGGTTCATCGGTCGGTTGCAGACGGAGCGCGACAAGGCGCGCGTGATGGAAGGGTTGGAGGGCGCGGCTGCCAGCAGCGGCAAGAAATTCGATCGCCAACAAATGGAGCAAATTCTTGCGGGGCTTGGGAATCGGGTTTTTCTCCTGAACAACGTCCACGAGGATGCACCAGAGGTCTTCCAGACCCGATGGACGCTGTCCTATCTGCGCGGGCCGCTCACGCGGACACAAATCAAACAATTGATGGATCCCATTAAGCGGGAGAGACCAGCCGAAGCGGGCCAGTCGACAGGCACACCCGTGGCATCGACGCCTGCACATGGGACGCCCCATGCGCAACGCCCCATGTTGCCGCCGGAGGTGCCGCAATACTTTGTCCCGCTACGGGGACGCCAACCGGAGGGGCAAGCACTCGTCTATCAACCGATGGTCTTGGGGGTGGCACAGGTACGGGTGGTGGACAACAAGGCTGCGGTCGATGTGACCGAACCCCTCACCCTACTGACTCCGCTTACCGGTGGTGCCGTGCCGGTGGAATGGGATCATGCGACGATCGTCGATCTGGCCGTAGCGGATCTGGAGCGCGATCCTGCAGGCGGGGCTCAGTTCGCCACGCTGCAGGCTGCCGCCGGCAAGGCCAAGCAGTTTGACGGTTGGAAGACCGACTTGTCAGGCTGGTTATTCCGGACGCAAAAAGTTGAGCTATTCCGTAGTCCGAGCACGAAGGCGCTTTCGATGCCCGGAGAGCCGGAGCGTGACTTTCGTGTGCGGCTTCAACAGGCGGGCCGGGAGCAGCGTGATCAGCAGAGCGAAGCCTTGCGGAAAAAGTATTCACCCAAGATCGCCGCGTTGCAGGATCGTATCCGGCGCGCAGAACAGATGGTGGAACGGCAGCAGGCCGAGTCCCGCAGCAGTCAGATCCAGGCGGCTATTTCAGTCGGCGCCACTATCCTGGGGGCGTTTCTCGGGCGGAAAACGATCAGCGCCGGCAATATCGGCAAGGCGACGACGGCGATCCGCGGCGCCGGCCGGGCGATGAAAGAGTCGAAAGACGTGAGTCAGGCGGAAGACAACGTGGCGGCGTTGCAGCAACAGCTGGCGGCGCTCGAGGCCGAGTTTAAAGCGGAAGCCGATGCCCTGGCTGCGGCGACCGATCCGCTCACAGAAAAGTTGGAGTCCCTGTCGTTGAAACCCACCAAATCGAATATCTCGATCAAGCTCGTGGCTCTCGCCTGGGTGCCGCATTGGCGGGATGAGTCAGGGACGGAGACACCTGCCTGGCAATGA